CTGCCATCTCTCCGAAAAGCCCGAGACTGCTTTATTCAGACGCCGCTGAGTTCCAACGTTATATTACGAATGATTCGGATAGAATAGAATACCCTGCTCACTCCGGCGCGTTTTTACGCTGCTGCTTGAAAAACGCCTGCAGCAGCGCCTGGCACTCCTCTTCCAGCACCCCGCCGGTGACCTCCACCTGGTGGCTGAAGCGCGGATCGCGGCACAGCTGGTAGAGTGAGCCGCAGCAGCCGGCCCGGTCATCCCAGGCACCGAAGACCAGCCGCGGCAACCGGCTGTTCACAATGGCACCGGCACACATGGGGCACGGCTCCTTGGTGACGTACAGCGTACAGCCCTCCAGCCGCCAGCTGCCCAGGTGATTGGCGGCCGCGGTGATGGCCAGC
This genomic stretch from Candidatus Neomarinimicrobiota bacterium harbors:
- the tadA gene encoding tRNA adenosine(34) deaminase TadA produces the protein MITSLPHDHFLRLALKEAERAYEAGEVPVGAVVVQEGKVIGRGHNQREALRDPTAHAELLAITAAANHLGSWRLEGCTLYVTKEPCPMCAGAIVNSRLPRLVFGAWDDRAGCCGSLYQLCRDPRFSHQVEVTGGVLEEECQALLQAFFKQQRKNAPE